The DNA segment TGTTTTTAGaccataaaaaatacttttcaggCTGAGGAGATCAAGATGGCAACTCAGCTGAAGAAGGTAGTCATGCCAGTGCAGCAGCCAGTCCAGCGTGAGAAGGCTCGAGTCATCacggaagaagagaagaaattcaATGCATTTATTGTGTTGCGCCAGGCTCGTGCCAACAAAAGGCTGTTTGGTCGACgtgaaaagaagaagagagaagccGAAGATAAAGACAAATAGAAATGTTATGTTGCAAATGCTGGCAATAAAAAAGTTTGTGCCACTTctacagtttattattattgtgggtTAGTGGTAACAAGTGTGAAGCAGTTATATCCACCTCCAAAATTAGTGGTTTTTCAGTGTCATGTTTTTGCAGTCCACATAGTACACCTGAGAAAACATGAATGGAATGAAATCCTAAACAAGTTTTCAGGATTTCTAAAATGGATCACTATtagatttgaaataaatatgttggGACCTGGTATAGTGTAAAGAACGGGCACCAATAATAGTACAAAATCTTGTGTGTTAATCCAAACTGGtgcacttaaaaatatttaaatgtgctTGGAGAAACCAATATGAACCATCTATCAAATATGTCAACATATTTGTAGACATGATCAAGAGTTAAGTGCATTTATTTTAACCATTTTATATCagatttatattaatatataatttcttttgcttttgcaCAAATGGTCATGGAAAGGAACTTAAAACGATTATAAATTAATGCACATATTTAGAGTGGATTTAAGCAAGCAAACCGGAATGAAACTTCTTCCTACCCATACTCTCTGGTTTAGCCTTTGACTATAGCTCGATAGCACATAGTTCTGTAATATGTTTTTCTGATTATCAAAGTAGTGAGATCTTCCTACAAATATACCCAGAAGAAAAATCTCAGACCAGTGAATGCAACATcataaaaaacaagaactggACATTGAAATGACTATTCTGTGGTAAATGCAGAATTGTAATTTGAAGCACAGTCATTTTGCACTCATtacattatgtaacaaaaattgtaaatccaatttaattgtatttgtaatttttttacatgcaaTACTACAGGTTAGTAAACAAAAACGGTTGCCAAATTTCccattttatttataccttCAAACTGATCTAAAATACTCAGTCACTAAAAAGTGTCTTGCATTGAATTTTCTGTCTTGTGGCAGTTTGAActatcaaaagcaaaaatttctGCTTCTATAATATCACTTCGTCTTGTCTTGATTTGATTTGTTCTGCTGGTCTCTCAAAAAATCTTTTAGATCAATATCATCTGCCTTGTCTAGTGGGCGGTGAAGATCATACCCCATAAATAGGTTAAAGTAGTAAGGCTGAAGAAAGTCTGATGGAAGCACAAGATAAGACCTGTTACGGATCTTCAGGTTTCCAAAGAAGTTGCCCATAACATTTCCTGGCTCTTTCCTTGCTACTGCTGAAATGTCGAAGTCAATAAGTTTGGGGCACATTTTCCAGTCTTGAACAACTGCTGTGAACTGTTTGGCTTCTTTATCTGCATACATCCGTCTAATGCTTTGATGGCTGAGCAGATTCACACCAAATAGAAGGACAGAGTAGAAGCCAAGGTATGCCACTGACCCAATCACAGGAGATACTATGCTGAAATCCTGGAACACATTGTAAAGTATTTCGCCCTTAACCATTCATATTTCAAGAACAATATCAAATAATGATAACACACAGAAGTCTATACCACCTATTGCTAACATTTCAGTCCTTAAATCTCATGTAAGAAGAGAGTTAATCTCACTACCCATTAAACCATTTTAATAATGTTCTAAAGAAATTTAATTCCTCAAGAATCAAGTGGGTAGCCAATATGataaagtcattaaaaaaaaagttaagatttCTATCAAAAAAGgaacagcaaaataaaagaaagcaaatcaaaatgctgttttattaaatgtttttaaacagtcCTAATTTCATTTGATAAGTTACCTCTTttgaattattaatattatttcagTAAGTTTCTAAAATGTGCtttgaaaacaatttactttatggactttgtaataaacataatataaatCTATGTTGGATCTTGACTGACTTAGCTTCATCCACTGTGTGTGGGTGCACATGCATTTTTACTAATTATCTCATTTAACACATAGAAAATCATGCAATATATGgtcatatttgttttttcttttagttcacTAAgctaaaagcaaagaaataaggAAACACTAGCACACCTGGAGATGCCATTTAGTGGTAATATTGTagatacacaaaacacaactggGAACCCCAAGCAGATTGATAAACAGCTGACTCCAGAAGTAATGGCGATTCATATTGTTCTCATAAATCAGAATCATATCAGAGTGAACTCCATCTTTAGAATGACGAGGTCGAAACTTGCGTGGTTTTGGGGCAAATAGCAACCTATATCGACACTGGGATAGTTGTAATGCACCTGTTGCCTGTGGCTTCAAAAGACTTGTTCCACGTGTCTAGGagaaaatgatatatatatacacatatataaccactgggggtgaaaaagaagaatacatagcataaaacaaacactacaaaaaaatttaaaatattgtgtccTAAAGATGGCACTCTTTTTTATATCTGCTTCTTGATATAAGTTCAAAATAAGTCCTTCCTAAAAATTTCTTCCAAGCAAAATGTATGCAAGTGTTATTAAATCATAAAATGTCCACCTGAATGCTTGATAATGGGCTTAGCCACCTCACTGAGACTGTGCTGGAGAAAGACCATCGTTTGGCGAGATGCACAACACAAGGAAGTTTCATGGAAATCATAATGATAATACTGGAAAAAAGAACATGCATGTGAACAGATAACAAAAGGCAACACTCCTTAAGAGTCTTTTACATCACTGAAATTTTTCTCCTTCTAACCAAAGTTTTCACTGTTCTAATAGTAATACTGATAGCCTTGAGTTAACATCATAATTATATCATGGAAAATCAAGAATGATGTATCAAGCTCTATAAGTCAGGCTTCTATGAAGCATAGACTTCACAGCTTATTGATGTTCACTCTTTTAACTTTTCCATTAGTGTGATACGAatgcttacatatatatattttttgctggTTAATCGTACTAAATACTGATCAAATCATcgcgaataaataaaaaactcaGATGTTAAATCTGTATGTTTCATAAaaccaaaaacttttttttttggaaaataaaagaaattatgacTTGAAGTGACTGGACTGCGTTCGTGCCAGTGTATTTTCCCTGTGTGTCCAAGTATATGACACAttaggaaggagaaaaagatacaGAATAAGAGTTTCGTGGTTAACCTGTGCAAAGAAGATGTTAAACTGTCAATATATTTCACTATGAAGCAACATCGCCTGTCTACTGCGGTGGAAACCAAGATGTTACCGTCTGTCTTTTCCTCAAGGGGACCATGCGCATCAAGGGAGTTCACTCTTAGTGAAAAGTTTATGCAGCGAAATGTTCGACATCCGCCTGACACAAGGCTTTGCTAAGAGctttcagaattattttaaacatattataaaatattaagtaTTTAAACATATAAGACTGACAAAGCTTGCTAGTGCAGTTGTTACTGCTACCTTTCCTAGAGAAGAACGATGTTTATGCACCTTACTGGGAGCAAGAACTTCTAGCACATTGATCTCCCCTGCTGTACGACTAAAAGTGAAATGAGCCGTTTCCTCCTTTGCCCCTACATGCGTGTCATGAACCACGACATTTATTCGATAATAACTCGACAATATTATTTTTCCGAATACgtgaagattttgtttattattttggagATTTTCGTATGTTATTCCGTACTGAAAGAGCAGGATGTTTGTGGGATGAAGTCGTGAAGAGCAGAGCTGACAACAGCAATGTTATGGTCAGCATCACCAAAGCTGATCGACATGAAAAGAGAACAGCTGGAAGAAATCTGAATCAGGATTGCAATAGCGACATCAGGATGTCCAGGTTTAATAGGGACTCTGGTGGAAGGTAAACACATCCAGGCATTCGAGGCCAAGTATTTAGAAAAACCTGCTACGAATTTCCTGGCTGGAAAAAAGATGAAGGATTAAGTATGCATAGCGGTTACCTCCATGTTAAGCCCTTTCCTCAAGAATCTGAACACAACGCCCCCACGTCTCCAAAGGCCGAACCATCCATCTAgcttccccatctctctctctaccgCGACAACAGTCGGTTTGTTTAATATGGAGCACCAAACTGTCAGACAACGTAACTCAACAGAAGAaaatctcaaaacaaaaaaaaacaaaaaaaaaacaacaaacaaaaaaaaaacaaaaacaaaaaaaaaaaatacccaaaaaaaaaaaaaaaaaacaaaacaaaaaaacaaacaacaacaacaacacaaaacaaaacagaagaatttGCAATCACATtccttaaaaaataacaacaacaacaaaaaaaccaacggCGGAATTGGGATGCGTTTAAATGAAAGTTTTGATTATAGACTTGATTTCTGATTGATGAAAGGTCTTTGCGAACGTTACCTGGAGCAGTTTGAATGAGCACTTTGAATCTCCTTTGGGCATAAACCCTTAAAGAATAAGATAAGGACTTGATGGAACCCAGCCTTAGGCGGTATGCGAAAATCCAAGTGTAGATAATTCACGTAAAATGACACAACTGCTCTGTGAGTCATGTCACAAGGGAGGAAAGATAAACTAGACATTTTAAATAACGCAATCATGACTCTTTTATTTTCGAAATAATTTGGCACTTGGCTACAGTAGCTTAATCGTAGAAAGCTTTCCGCTGTGCAGGCATGCACTGCTGGGATCGAGTGTTCCTATCTGAATAAAAACTGTCGTCTTCCAACGATGGACAACATCACACATGATGGCGGAAGAACTCTGACTTTCCTCAACAACTGCACTGACCGTACAACCCAAGCTGACGAGGGCACTGGTGTGTCAGAGGCAAGGTGACAGTCGTTCACCTCTCATATAGTCTTGAGGCGGCGCACTCATCGCCGAGTAGCGACACACAGATCGCAAGGAAGACGAGATCATGACGTCACAGGTCCCGTTCTTCCAATGCGgctgctgtgacgtcagcatctAACGTTTTTCTGGGTGGTCCTCGCGTGTCCGTAAAAACTCGATTCTGCATTACGAAGCGTCCGTCGGTCAAGCCAGTGTGACCGGCATGCAGCGTTACAGTGCGATCTGTCTGGACGGTCGTCTATTTGCTGCACGGACGGACAGCAGCAAGGTGCAGTTAAAAGCAGTTGCTGAAAAGTGAACTTCGGGAGCGCATGCATGCACCTCACTCCAGACTGAAAGGTTAAGTGACAGAAAGAACTGATGACTCTTCTTGTTGCGTGGTTTCTGGCAGCAGCAGGGGCCTGCAGCTCTGGTTGTATGTATATTTAGTCTCCCTTCTATGTAATGATCACAACTTTTGGGTTTCTTCTGTGATGTTCCTTAATATCAGCTGCGTTGAGTTGGTCTCTGTTGTGAAAAATGGATGAAATTTGCCATGTGTAGTAGTGTTAAGTCCTTTTTGCTGATTTATAGCGTTAAGGAGGCGTAAAAGCActtatttctgtatattttaaaaatactatcCGACATCTTATATAGATGCAAAGTCATCAGTTTCTAAGAATTTCTTCCCTACCCACAAGAAAAACACtacagtttatttacaaaccACAGCTTATCCTTTTGCTTTTATGGATTGTTATAAACTCATCCTCACGGTTGTACCCGAGGCATATGAGCATCTGTACTAATTCAGTAATGTACTTTATTCGGTTTAGTTCTTGAAAAGACTTATAGTAGCGATGACCATCGTTAtctgttcctttttcttttatttatatatatatatctctctctatatatatcttactgTATCATAAAtgatctttattctttctttttacttgatgctctcttctcttcctccattACGCTAATACTTTAATGcattattctcttttcttttcctgttctGTTTCTCTGATAATACCCTAATCCGttcttgtgttttcatttttttcagttttgttcctCTATTATGCCGTTTAAGACATTATCCATTCGTCTCTTTTTCCTTTGCAGCACTCTTTAATACTTTATTCTATTATTCTCATTCTATTTTGTATTCTTGTCCTGTTTCTCAACTGCACTGATATATAGCTTgatttattcttcttgtttcaagttatttttttctgtttcgttcttctgttattttatataaCACCTTAATCCATtagattcttttctttattagtTCTGTTCCTCCTGTAAGCTGTTTAATATCTTATTTAATAACTGGAGATGCATTTCCCGTGCACACTCAGCGTTTTGTAAGCATAGTAAGACAACTTAGGTACATTGTTATGGCAGCGACAAGGGTTATAGTGTCGAGCTATAGTGTCAAGAATTTAGTTTCCGAAAGCAGAAGTATCGATGTTCAACAGGGGTCGCCGAAGCTTCACAAATGATGAAGGACCTCCGCCAACATCTGCTGACCAACTACAGCAAGCACGTGCGGCCTGTACGCCATGAGCAGACGGTGGTGGTCATCAACTTCTCAGCCTTCCTCAGTCACCTCCTGTACCTGGTGGGTACCCGCTGCTCAGGATGCATGCATCACAGAAGTTAAATGCTTACATGAGGCGAAGAAGAAATTAAGCTCAATGTTCTTCAAAGGTTATTTGAATATAAGTTTAcgtaaaacttttattttat comes from the Pomacea canaliculata isolate SZHN2017 linkage group LG12, ASM307304v1, whole genome shotgun sequence genome and includes:
- the LOC112577070 gene encoding uncharacterized protein LOC112577070 — translated: MISMKLPCVVHLAKRWSFSSTVSVRWLSPLSSIQTRGTSLLKPQATGALQLSQCRYRLLFAPKPRKFRPRHSKDGVHSDMILIYENNMNRHYFWSQLFINLLGVPSCVLCIYNITTKWHLQDFSIVSPVIGSVAYLGFYSVLLFGVNLLSHQSIRRMYADKEAKQFTAVVQDWKMCPKLIDFDISAVARKEPGNVMGNFFGNLKIRNRSYLVLPSDFLQPYYFNLFMGYDLHRPLDKADDIDLKDFLRDQQNKSNQDKTK